The Methanosarcina acetivorans C2A genome includes the window TGTTTATTTGCAATCTTTTCTATCGTACAGGGTTTATGAGCATATCCTAGAATATCTCTCGGGCGATTTTTTAAGCTCGCGGATACAACAGTGAAAGCTTCAAATCCTATTTTGCAAAAGAGTGTACGGCACCCAAAATTTCGTGAGAAGTACCCTATTTTCCATAACGGGTATAAGCGAGGGTCCAGTAAGTCAAAAAGTACTATTTTACCTCCCTTATTAAGATGCTCAGATGCATTGGAAATAAAATTATCAACTTCTTCATATGTGAGGTACTGGATCACTCCGGCTGCAGTTATTCGGTCAAAGGAGAAATCAAGCTTTTCCCAGACAGTTTTATCGTCAGCAAGGATTAAAGTTATATTTTCACACTTTCTGGCCCTGATTCTTTTACTTGCTTCATCAAGCATCGATTCGGAAAAATCGGCACCCACAAGCCTTTCATATTCGAGTGCATAATAAACCAGAAGCTCACCGGCCCCACAACCAAAGTCAAGAAGTGTTTTCCCTCCATCCAGATGGAAGAGTTTTTCCCTGGCCTCCTTGGAAATGAACTCCTCAGCCGAAGACCTGTGGCCACCGCTTCTCTTACCTGTAAAGAACTCTTCCCAGACAGATTTTGGTTTCGACATGCTTATTATACCTCAAAGTCCTGCTTAAATTATACCTATTCTCCAGACAATAGAAGCCTTACAATGCATAATTTTTTAGTTTTTAAGCTAATAGGCTTGTGATTTCAAGATGATAAGAGAACTAATTTCACTCATTTGTACAGAAATATTTATAGCTTTCGAATAAAAGTTTCTTCTTTTTAGAGTGCTAACTTTCACAGTAATATACTTTTCACAGATAAGAGGCGAAGTTTGAAAAAGCCTATCAATATAAATGAAACCAGGCTCTGGAAAAGATCGAAAATAGAATAAGAAAACACTTAAGACCAGACAGAACTGCTATGAAAATCCTTATTTAGAAAACTTAACTTCTTTTATTTATGAGCTATTGCTGCCCTGCAGACCCCGAGAAAAAAAAGGAATGGGAAGAGAAAATGCTCCAGGAAGTAGATTTTCTGGACAATGACATTAAAAAAGCCAGTGAAGTATTCAGCGCTCTCGGGCATCCGATAAGACTGAAAATTGCTTATTTTCTATCTCAGCGAGATCACTGTGTTTGTGAACTGAGATTTAAATTAAACGAGAGGCAGAACCTGGTTTCTCATCACCTGGCAATTATGAAAAACTGCGGGATCGTCGAAGCCTATAACAGTTCAAAATGGCGGTTCTACAGATTGAAACCTGAATTCGCAAATATTTTGCAGCTTGTAAAACAAATTGAAGATTGTAAAACAAATGCAGGAGAAAAAAAGGAATAAAAACATGTAAGCAATAGATCAACGAAGAACTGCAAATAAAAAAATGAATTTCGGAGATAAAAGACTTCAATCCTCACAGCAACAACAGCAGTCCTCTTCTTCTCCATCCTTTTCAAAAATCTTATCGTATACATTTTCACCATACACGTTCGTCCATCCAATTTGTGACCCTGCAGCAACAAACATTGCAACTGATATGGCTTCGGCAATTTCTTCTTTTGCAGCTCCCGCAGCAGCAGCCCTCTGAGAGTGTACATCGACACAGAACTGACAGCGCATGAGCACCGAAGAGGCAATGGCGATCAACTCTTTTGTTTTGAGGTCAAGAAAACCGTCTTTGAAAATTGAATTTCTCATCTGCCCGAAAGCTTCAGCAGTTTCAGGCAACATTTCGTTTAAAAATGACACTTAAATTCCTCCGGGTTGAAGTGAAAATAGAATAAATAGGTTCTAAACATATGTATCAAGTAGTACACAAGAAGAAGTTACACAACCGATGTTACACAAAGAAGTTGCGCCAGGACGTTACATAGACGTTAAAAAGTAGTCGGCACTCAAACCTTTAGACCCGAAATAGGTTCAAGAAACCTTTGAGGGGTCAACGCCCGGGTCTTCTGCACAAAGTAGTGTTCCAGCGCATTTCATTGCCGCGAGATTCGGGCTTGTGCGTGTACAGAAGGTCTTCATTATCCTCCTGTTCGTCCATTTCAGAACTTGATTCCTCTTTTTCAGGAAGTTCTCCTTCTGGCAAAGTGTTCTTTTCGTCTTCCATTGTCCTGCCTCCTTAACTCGATAAATTCCTAATCCTTAATTAATTCCTGCATATAATATTGAAGATCAGACCTTAAAAACCCGTGGATGGGTATCAAAAATAATTGATGAAAAGAAATATCAGAAAAAATGTGGAAGTTAAAAAGAGAAGGCAGATTTATCTCATGCTCCCACAGTCTTTCAAACCTGCTGCCAGCATGCAGAAAAGGTCCATCCCATAGGGATATCCGCCTCCAGTTTCCCTGTTTTATCGCAAATCCTGTTTTCAAGCCGGCCTTCAATATTAAAACCGAACTTCTCATAGAATTCAATAGCCCTTTTATTGCTTTCCCTTACGAGAAGTTCGACTCTCATTACCTCAGAGTGCTTTGATATTGTTTCCTGCAAAAGGGTCCCGAAGAGAAGTTTCCCTATCCATTTTCCCTGATAATCAGGATGTACAGCAATTGTCAGGTCACTGAAGATATGGGCAAAAACTTTTATTCCGGGCTTATAAGTATGGACCTCTGCAATGAGAGTGTCAGGCTTTTCGGGGTTCTCAACTGTCAGGATAATACCCGATTCAAGACTTTTTTCAATGAAGCTTCTGACGTATGCTTCTGTAACTTCATCGGCTTCCCTTGCGATTCCACCTGAACGGGATGCAACAGTCCTGTAAAGGGCCACAACTTTGTGCAGATCCGAAATTTCACCTTCCCTGACAACGTATTTTAGTTCCATTGTATTCCGCACCCAATTCTAAGAAAAAAATTCATGTGCAAGTATTAAAATATATCCGTATTCCTGAAACATCCAACAGTAAAAGGTAGAACCCGGTTGGGCAAAGTAGAAAGGTTATTATTATCAGAGGCTGAAAATAAAGACGTAACAGGAGATGAACCCGGCAGATGAATTCAATTTCTTTTAACTCCGGAACTGAAACTAACTATGACAAGCAGTGGGCTTTTGAAGTTGCGTATTTTATCCAGCAAACAGGAACAACCCTGCAGAATTTGGGAAATAGTCTGAACGCCAGGGACTATGTTGAAGCCCGGGTACTGGCTGCAGAGATGAAGCAGAGAGCGGAATACGAAAAAACCCTCCAGCCGGACTTCAGGACTTCGGATTATTTCGTACAGGCTCGCAGGTTGTTCAACAGCTTTCTGGATGAATGCGTAAATTTTGCCGAACTCCTGAGGATTACGACCATTCAGGAAGAAACAGGTTGTGAAGAGCTGCTGGATAAGCCAGAGCAGATCCGGAACTCCATTGACAGGCTGAACCTTTTGAAGGAAATGCTGACAGACGAGCTCCATCTTAAAGGCTGGTACTGAGTAGCCCTGACCTATGGGAATTAATACGTTAAAATACAACATTTTTTTGATTCCGAACACAAAATCTTCAATTTCGGATTTTCCCCGGATTTTACGTTCATTCCGGGAGATTCCTGCCTGAAAGGTAGCAAAGAATTATATACAGGGAATGGGTGTAGTGAGTATCCACAGGAGTAAAAGATCGCGGTCTAATTACTCATTTGCCTGTATCACGGGGAAAAATTCAAAATTGTCCGGAACTTATCCAAGAAATCCATTTTTTTGCTGTATAAGTTTATGTAAATTAATTCGGAATTTCCCTGGCTTTTAGGCAACTTGCGCATCCCGGGGAGATAACCATTTGTACGGCGTGTTTACCTGTTTTCAGCGGTATCATGTAACCGGCTTTGATAAGTGGGCTTTTCCATAAAGGAACTGCCGGGTATGCGGCAGATAGCATGTAAATAACAGGTTTGCAGTCTGCAAGACCTGTAAAAAATAATTGTAAATTCTAGAGTGAGTACATGGAAAAATTAGCAAAATTTAAGGCGCTTGGGCTCTCGGACAGTACATTGAAAGCCCTCAAAAAGAAAGGTTTCGAAGAACCAACCCCGATTCAGGAAAAAGTCATCCCTCTTTTTTTGAAAGGAGAATCTGATATTATAGGACAGGCTCAGACAGGAACAGGAAAAACAACCGCTTTCGGAGCCCCCATTATAGAAAAAATCCCTGAAAAATCAGGATACGTTCAGGCAATAATCCTGACTCCTACAAGGGAACTTGCAATTCAGGTTTCAGAGGAGCTCAACTCCATAAAAGGAGACAAAAAGCTTCACGTCGTGCCGATTTACGGCGGGCAGTCCATGACCCAGCAGCTCCGCGTACTGAAGAGCGGAGTGGACATTGTCGTAGGGACCCCCGGAAGGATCATCGATCACCTCGAAAGAAAGAGCCTGGACCTCGAACATATCGCGTATTTCGTACTTGACGAAGCTGACGAAATGCTGAACATGGGTTTCATTGACGATATTAAGGAAATCTTAAAGGCAACAGGTCCTGATAAAAGGATGCTCTTCTTTTCAGCCACAATGCCAAAGCCAATTCTTGGAATCGTCAAGAAGTATATGCAGAACTACGAGCATGTTACAATTGAGAAAGAGGAGCTTGCAGCAAAGCTGACCGAACAGATCTATTTCGAGGTTCAGGAAAACGACAAGTTTGAAGCTCTCAGCAGAATCATCGATATCGAAGACGAATTCTACGGGCTCGTTTTCTGCCGGACAAAGACCGACACCGGCCAGCTTGCCCAGAAACTCAGCGACAGAGGCTATGAAGCCGATGCCCTGCACGGAGACCTCTCCCAGCAGGAAAGGGAAAAAATCCTGAACAAGTTCAGGAAGCAGAAGATAAACGTTCTTGTCGCAACCGATGTTGCAGCAAGAGGTATCGATATCATGGATCTGACCCATGTTATCAACTATTCCCTGCCCCAGGACCCTGAGTCTTACGTGCACAGGATAGGAAGGACCGGAAGGGCAGGCAAACAGGGAACTGCTATCACCTTTGTTACATCCACCGAGTTCAGGCGGCTCACTTACATAAAAAAGACCTCAAAGTCCGAAATGAAGAAAGGTCGCATCCCCGAAATAAAAGATGTAATTAAAGCCAAAAGGGCGAGAGTAAAAGCCGAACTCGAAGAGACCATAAAGACAGAAGAATACGGGGACTGCCTCGAAATGAGTGAAAGGCTCCTTGAGGAATACCCCGCAGAGAAAATCCTGGCTGCCCTTTTGAAATACACTTTCAAAGAAAAGTTCGACGAAAGTATGTATACGGAGATTTCCAGCCCCAGCTCCTATGTCGACAGGAAAGGAAAAACCAGGCTCTTCATAGCCATGGGAAAAGCCGATGGCATGAGTCCGGAAAAACTTTCATACTTTATTCAGGAAGAACTTGGAGACAGCGAACTTAAAGTGAGGGATGCAGAGATTTTCCCTCACTTCTCCTTTGTAACCCTGCCCTTTGCCCAGGCTGAAGCTCTGCTCGAAATCTTTAAAAACAAAAGAAGAGGCAGAAAACCCTTTGTGGAACTTGCCCAGAAATCAAAAGGAAGAAGCCTAAAAGGTTCTAACAACGGGCGTAGCAACGGCAGACCAAGAAATCCCAGCAGACCAAGAAATACGAAAAAATAATTTTCCATTTTTAAACTTATTCTTTTTCTTATTTTTTTGAAATTTCGAATATTTGGAAATAATATTCACCTGTTATCAGGAACAGCCTAAAGAAGATTTCAGGAAAAGCTATCTGTTTTTCAGAAAAGTTACCTCATAAAAATATAAAATAGATATCAATCTGTCTCTCTTCATGATTCAATAAATATCAATCTGTCTCTCTTCATGATTCAATAAATATCAATCTGTCTCTCTTCATGATTCAATAAATATCAATCTGTCTCTCTTCATGATTCATAATTGATTTGTTAACAGTCTTGATATGTTAACAGCCCTAAATATTTTGGTTCTTCAACCGAAATAAATCTCCAGGTTGAGTTATAAGCCAAGGAGGAAAATTGCCCTATTCAAGATTTATTCCGGCTGAAGTTCTATGCTTATTCACTTCTTCTTCCGAACAATTAATCTCGTAAGATTGTTCTGGACTGCCGTTTCCAATGGGACAGCAAGGATGCCTCCACCCTTCATTTAGTAGGCGCTCTGAAGCGTACTGCCCCATAATTCAAAGGCTGACCATTGAACATTCAAACATGAAGCTTACCTGTCAAGGGCTCCATAGCCACTGAGATAAATTATTCTCAGCTTTACTACCTCTATATAGAAAGTTATCTTTGTGTAGTCTAAATAGAAAAACATTATAATTCCCTCCACTCCTGGAATTCTGTTCGTCCTCGTTCCAAACAATTTCCCGTAGAGCTGATCCCAAACCTGTTTTATTCAAATTATTGAAGTTTTTCAGATTATCTTCACTAACTGAAATTTGACCGGTTCTCCAAACTCCAAGATTCAAAGAACAAATCATAGTTTTGAGATAAGCTCTTAAACTGACACTGACCCCCAATTTTCAGTGATGTACCGGTTCTCTTCTCCAGCCCCCCATTTCGCTTATACTCCCAGACACCTCTCCTTGAACTGTAGTAGACATCAAACAATTGCAGAGATATCTAGCTAAAAAGCTTAAGGGCTTTATGGAATTCATATTCCATAGCTAGAAACTTTGTATTAGATTGACGCCCATATATTAGATAGTCTATCTTTATTAAGACTGGTATATCTAATTTTAAGCCCAAGGCAAGTATCAATATAAAGGTAGATTATGAATTTATATATAATGTAAAGAACGACTGTTCCTTACAAATGATAGTGTTTGAATATTTTGAGACAGACCATTTCACTGTAGCAAACAACTACACTATCAATGAATCACATTTATTTCATCAAACTACTTCAGTTCCTCCCCCATAATGGTTCT containing:
- a CDS encoding class I SAM-dependent methyltransferase — its product is MSKPKSVWEEFFTGKRSGGHRSSAEEFISKEAREKLFHLDGGKTLLDFGCGAGELLVYYALEYERLVGADFSESMLDEASKRIRARKCENITLILADDKTVWEKLDFSFDRITAAGVIQYLTYEEVDNFISNASEHLNKGGKIVLFDLLDPRLYPLWKIGYFSRNFGCRTLFCKIGFEAFTVVSASLKNRPRDILGYAHKPCTIEKIANKHGFKMEYVQSMYYEYKYHAIMSRE
- a CDS encoding ArsR/SmtB family transcription factor, with the protein product MSYCCPADPEKKKEWEEKMLQEVDFLDNDIKKASEVFSALGHPIRLKIAYFLSQRDHCVCELRFKLNERQNLVSHHLAIMKNCGIVEAYNSSKWRFYRLKPEFANILQLVKQIEDCKTNAGEKKE
- a CDS encoding DEAD/DEAH box helicase, with the protein product MEKLAKFKALGLSDSTLKALKKKGFEEPTPIQEKVIPLFLKGESDIIGQAQTGTGKTTAFGAPIIEKIPEKSGYVQAIILTPTRELAIQVSEELNSIKGDKKLHVVPIYGGQSMTQQLRVLKSGVDIVVGTPGRIIDHLERKSLDLEHIAYFVLDEADEMLNMGFIDDIKEILKATGPDKRMLFFSATMPKPILGIVKKYMQNYEHVTIEKEELAAKLTEQIYFEVQENDKFEALSRIIDIEDEFYGLVFCRTKTDTGQLAQKLSDRGYEADALHGDLSQQEREKILNKFRKQKINVLVATDVAARGIDIMDLTHVINYSLPQDPESYVHRIGRTGRAGKQGTAITFVTSTEFRRLTYIKKTSKSEMKKGRIPEIKDVIKAKRARVKAELEETIKTEEYGDCLEMSERLLEEYPAEKILAALLKYTFKEKFDESMYTEISSPSSYVDRKGKTRLFIAMGKADGMSPEKLSYFIQEELGDSELKVRDAEIFPHFSFVTLPFAQAEALLEIFKNKRRGRKPFVELAQKSKGRSLKGSNNGRSNGRPRNPSRPRNTKK
- a CDS encoding GNAT family N-acetyltransferase, producing the protein MELKYVVREGEISDLHKVVALYRTVASRSGGIAREADEVTEAYVRSFIEKSLESGIILTVENPEKPDTLIAEVHTYKPGIKVFAHIFSDLTIAVHPDYQGKWIGKLLFGTLLQETISKHSEVMRVELLVRESNKRAIEFYEKFGFNIEGRLENRICDKTGKLEADIPMGWTFSACWQQV
- a CDS encoding carboxymuconolactone decarboxylase family protein yields the protein MSFLNEMLPETAEAFGQMRNSIFKDGFLDLKTKELIAIASSVLMRCQFCVDVHSQRAAAAGAAKEEIAEAISVAMFVAAGSQIGWTNVYGENVYDKIFEKDGEEEDCCCCCED